One genomic region from Biomphalaria glabrata chromosome 7, xgBioGlab47.1, whole genome shotgun sequence encodes:
- the LOC106072383 gene encoding dynein regulatory complex subunit 4-like isoform X1, translating into MPPKGKKGKGKGKKGKKGSTSSGFIDIIPTDEMTPEQLEEHVQRIREELEREREERNYFQLERDKVNTFWEITKRQLEEKKAELRNKDREMEDAEERHQIEIKVYKQKVKHLLYEHQNNISELKAEGSAALKLSQDNHYSSELDLRKDKRALKVELKEQELAHEDVIKNLKKKNDEAMTALRNTFERQAKEIESKYEKKMRSLRDELDLRRKTEIHEIEERKNGQINTLMKNHEKAFSDIKNYYNDITLNNLALINTLKEQVEDMKKKEERMEKQMAEVIAENKKLAEPLQKAREEVEDLRRQLANYEKDKEILKNAKGHVKHLTDEFKALKWEHEVLEQRFQKIQEERDELYSKFLKAVHEVQQKSSFKNLLLEKKLSALADTLEKKEAQLNEVLSASNLDPTALTVVTRKLEDVLDSKNSAIKDLQYELARVCKAHNDLLRTYESKLHQFGIPTEELGFKPLESTVGGQTLGHGPAGLVSAPT; encoded by the exons ATG cCTCCTAAAGGTAAAAAAGGTAAGGGCAAAGGGAAGAAAGGGAAAAAGGGAAGTACATCGTCAGGTTTTATTGATATTATTCCTACTGATGAGATGACTCCAGAGCAg CTTGAAGAGCATGTTCAAAGAATTAGAGAGGAACTGGAGCGTGAAAGGGAGGAGAGGAATTACTTTCAGTTGGAAAGAGACAAAGTTAACACATTTTGGGAAATCACAAAGCGACAGCTGGAAGAGAAAAAGGCTGAGCTTCGCAATAAGGACAGGGAGATGGAAGATGCTGAGGAAAGACATCAAATAGAGATTAAA gTCTACAAACAAAAAGTGAAGCATTTACTATATGAACATCAAAACAATATTTCTGAACTTAAAGCTGAAGGTTCAGCAGCCCTTAAGCTGTCCCAAGACAATCACTATTCTTCAGAGCTTGATCTTCGCAAAGACAAAAGAGCTCTAAAAGTTGAGCTCAAAGAACAGGAACTGGCACATGAAGATGTTATTAAGAACTTGAAGAAG AAAAATGATGAGGCCATGACTGCCTTGAGAAATACATTTGAGCGCCAAGCAAAAGAAATTGAAAGTaaatatgagaaaaaaatgaGAAGCTTGCGAGATGAACTAGACCTGCGACGCAAGACAGAAATCCATGAAATTGAAGAAAGGAAAAATGGTCAGATCAATACCTTGATGAAGAACCATGAGAAAGCTTTTAgtgatataaaaaattattacaatgacaTTACTTTAAACAATCTTGCACTCATCAATACCTTAAAG GAACAAGTGGAGGATATGAAGAAAAAAGAGGAAAGGATGGAGAAGCAGATGGCTGAGGTCATAGCTGAGAATAAAAAGCTTGCTGAACCCCTACAGAAAGCTAGAGAGGAAGTTGAGGATCTCAGGAGGCAACTGGCAAACTAtgagaaagataaagaaatacTCAAG AATGCTAAGggacatgtcaaacatttaacAGATGAATTCAAAGCCTTGAAATGGGAACATGAAGTATTAGAGCAGAGATTCCAGAAG ATCCAGGAAGAGAGAGATGAGTTATACAGTAAGTTCCTTAAGGCTGTTCATGAAGTCCAGCAAAAGTCCAGTTTTAAGAATCTATTGCTAGAAAAGAAATTGTCTGCCCTTGCTGACACCCTAGAAAAGAAGGAAGCCCAACTAAATGAAGTATTGTCTGCCTCAAATTTGGATCCAACAGCACTTACAGTAGTGACAAGGAAGTTAGAG GATGTGCTTGATTCTAAGAATAGTGCCATCAAAGATCTTCAGTATGAGCTGGCAAGAGTCTGTAAG GCTCATAATGACTTGCTTCGCACATATGAGTCCAAACTCCATCAGTTTGGCATTCCAACTGAAGAACTTGGTTTCAAGCCCTTGGAAAGTACTGTCGGAGGTCAGACTCTCGGCCATGGCCCAGCAGGTTTGGTCTCTGCTCCGACGTGA
- the LOC106072383 gene encoding dynein regulatory complex subunit 4-like isoform X2 — protein MSKEQLEEHVQRIREELEREREERNYFQLERDKVNTFWEITKRQLEEKKAELRNKDREMEDAEERHQIEIKVYKQKVKHLLYEHQNNISELKAEGSAALKLSQDNHYSSELDLRKDKRALKVELKEQELAHEDVIKNLKKKNDEAMTALRNTFERQAKEIESKYEKKMRSLRDELDLRRKTEIHEIEERKNGQINTLMKNHEKAFSDIKNYYNDITLNNLALINTLKEQVEDMKKKEERMEKQMAEVIAENKKLAEPLQKAREEVEDLRRQLANYEKDKEILKNAKGHVKHLTDEFKALKWEHEVLEQRFQKIQEERDELYSKFLKAVHEVQQKSSFKNLLLEKKLSALADTLEKKEAQLNEVLSASNLDPTALTVVTRKLEDVLDSKNSAIKDLQYELARVCKAHNDLLRTYESKLHQFGIPTEELGFKPLESTVGGQTLGHGPAGLVSAPT, from the exons ATGTCTAAAGAGCAG CTTGAAGAGCATGTTCAAAGAATTAGAGAGGAACTGGAGCGTGAAAGGGAGGAGAGGAATTACTTTCAGTTGGAAAGAGACAAAGTTAACACATTTTGGGAAATCACAAAGCGACAGCTGGAAGAGAAAAAGGCTGAGCTTCGCAATAAGGACAGGGAGATGGAAGATGCTGAGGAAAGACATCAAATAGAGATTAAA gTCTACAAACAAAAAGTGAAGCATTTACTATATGAACATCAAAACAATATTTCTGAACTTAAAGCTGAAGGTTCAGCAGCCCTTAAGCTGTCCCAAGACAATCACTATTCTTCAGAGCTTGATCTTCGCAAAGACAAAAGAGCTCTAAAAGTTGAGCTCAAAGAACAGGAACTGGCACATGAAGATGTTATTAAGAACTTGAAGAAG AAAAATGATGAGGCCATGACTGCCTTGAGAAATACATTTGAGCGCCAAGCAAAAGAAATTGAAAGTaaatatgagaaaaaaatgaGAAGCTTGCGAGATGAACTAGACCTGCGACGCAAGACAGAAATCCATGAAATTGAAGAAAGGAAAAATGGTCAGATCAATACCTTGATGAAGAACCATGAGAAAGCTTTTAgtgatataaaaaattattacaatgacaTTACTTTAAACAATCTTGCACTCATCAATACCTTAAAG GAACAAGTGGAGGATATGAAGAAAAAAGAGGAAAGGATGGAGAAGCAGATGGCTGAGGTCATAGCTGAGAATAAAAAGCTTGCTGAACCCCTACAGAAAGCTAGAGAGGAAGTTGAGGATCTCAGGAGGCAACTGGCAAACTAtgagaaagataaagaaatacTCAAG AATGCTAAGggacatgtcaaacatttaacAGATGAATTCAAAGCCTTGAAATGGGAACATGAAGTATTAGAGCAGAGATTCCAGAAG ATCCAGGAAGAGAGAGATGAGTTATACAGTAAGTTCCTTAAGGCTGTTCATGAAGTCCAGCAAAAGTCCAGTTTTAAGAATCTATTGCTAGAAAAGAAATTGTCTGCCCTTGCTGACACCCTAGAAAAGAAGGAAGCCCAACTAAATGAAGTATTGTCTGCCTCAAATTTGGATCCAACAGCACTTACAGTAGTGACAAGGAAGTTAGAG GATGTGCTTGATTCTAAGAATAGTGCCATCAAAGATCTTCAGTATGAGCTGGCAAGAGTCTGTAAG GCTCATAATGACTTGCTTCGCACATATGAGTCCAAACTCCATCAGTTTGGCATTCCAACTGAAGAACTTGGTTTCAAGCCCTTGGAAAGTACTGTCGGAGGTCAGACTCTCGGCCATGGCCCAGCAGGTTTGGTCTCTGCTCCGACGTGA